One window of Quercus robur chromosome 12, dhQueRobu3.1, whole genome shotgun sequence genomic DNA carries:
- the LOC126707938 gene encoding 5-amino-6-(5-phospho-D-ribitylamino)uracil phosphatase, chloroplastic — MAESIATTSILGHRPLCQGTFVKDLSCKWRSLGNCWFPITEFLGGRLVASPTLPRLRADRLEISSIKALAMELTKEAYSFREERIPSDWNYEFDNDFDRKPGLWPPENKADNPSLHNPLLRQERMGSGWLGAIFEWEGVLIEDNPDLEKQAWLALSQEEGKSPPPAFILRRVEGMKNEQAISEVLCWSRDPAQVRRMADRKEEIYQALQGGIYSLRAGSREFVNILMHYKIPMALVSTRPRKTLETAIGTIGIEGHFTVIVAAEDVHRGKPDPEMFMYAAQLLKYIPERCIVFGNSNQTVEAAHDAQMKCVAVASKHPVYELGAADLVVRHLDELSVVDLKNLAAIESAEFGPGEPELELEEEKVETSSSTLTEFDDKFW, encoded by the coding sequence ATGGCTGAATCGATTGCTACAACATCCATTCTTGGGCATCGACCATTGTGTCAAGGGACTTTTGTCAAGGATCTTTCATGCAAATGGAGATCTTTGGGTAACTGCTGGTTCCCGATTACAGAATTTCTTGGTGGAAGGCTTGTTGCTTCTCCTACTTTGCCAAGATTGAGAGCTGATCGGTTGGAAATTTCATCAATTAAGGCCTTGGCAATGGAGCTGACTAAAGAGGCATATTCGTTCAGAGAAGAGAGAATTCCTAGTGACTGGAATTATGAATTTGACAATGACTTTGACCGAAAACCTGGTTTGTGGCCACCCGAGAACAAAGCTGACAATCCTTCACTACACAATCCCCTCCTTAGACAAGAAAGAATGGGATCTGGTTGGTTAGGTGCCATATTTGAATGGGAAGGAGTCTTAATTGAAGATAATCCTGATCTTGAGAAGCAAGCTTGGCTGGCTCTTTCTCAAGAAGAAGGAAAATCTCCTCCCCCAGCTTTTATTCTTAGAAGAGTAGAAGGCATGAAGAATGAGCAGGCGATATCTGAAGTTCTGTGCTGGTCAAGAGACCCAGCTCAAGTGAGAAGAATGGCTGATAGGAAAGAAGAGATATACCAGGCTTTACAAGGCGGGATTTATAGTCTACGAGCTGGGTCAAGAGAGTTTGTGAATATCTTGATGCATTACAAGATACCCATGGCATTGGTTTCTACGCGTCCTAGAAAAACTCTCGAGACTGCAATTGGAACAATTGGCATTGAAGGCCACTTTACTGTGATTGTAGCTGCAGAGGATGTTCACAGGGGGAAACCTGATCCAGAGATGTTTATGTATGCAGCACAGCTTCTAAAATATATTCCTGAGCGGTGCATTGTGTTTGGGAACTCAAATCAGACAGTGGAGGCTGCCCATGATGCGCAGATGAAGTGTGTTGCTGTTGCTAGCAAGCATCCTGTCTATGAGCTTGGGGCTGCAGACTTGGTGGTGAGGCACCTAGATGAACTTTCAGTGGTTGATTTGAAGAATCTTGCTGCTATTGAATCTGCTGAATTTGGGCCTGGAGAGCCAGAGTTGGAGCTGGAGGAGGAAAAGGTTGAAACATCTTCATCAACCTTGACAGAATTTGATGATAAGTTCTGGTAA